A genomic stretch from Thermococcus sp. MV5 includes:
- a CDS encoding ATP-dependent DNA ligase → MLYKELAELYKRLEKTTLKTLKTKFVSDFLKSVTKPELLEIVPYMILGKVFPDWDERELGVGEKLLIKAVSMATGIKSEEIENSIKDTGDLGESIALALSKRKQKSFFSQPLTLERVYHTLVKVAEASGAGSQDRKLKYLANLFMDASPEEGKYLARTILGTMRTGVAEGLLRDALADAFKVKVELVERAYMLTSDFGFVAKVAKLEGNEGLAKVEIQVGKPIRPMLAQMAANVREALMEMGGEAEFEIKYDGARVQVHKDGDNVVIYSRRLENVTKSIPEVVERIKEALKAKKVIVEGELVAVGEGRRPRPFQYVLRRFRRKYNIEEMIEKIPLELNLFDVLYVDGKNMIDVQFIERRKVLEGIVNSNEWIKPAENLITKNPEEAEEFYHKALDLGHEGLMAKRLDSVYEPGNRGKKWLKLKPTMENLDLVILGAEWGEGRRSGVLSSFLLGAYDPVRGDFVPVGKVGSGFTDEDLIEFTKMLKPLIKKEHGKEVELEPKVVIEVAYQEIQRSPKYESGFALRFPRYISLREDKGPEDADTIQRVAELYQFQERMKGGKR, encoded by the coding sequence ATGCTTTACAAAGAGTTGGCTGAGTTATATAAAAGACTTGAAAAAACTACACTTAAAACTCTCAAAACAAAGTTTGTATCTGATTTTCTAAAATCTGTTACAAAGCCTGAGCTTCTTGAGATAGTCCCTTATATGATCCTTGGAAAAGTCTTTCCGGATTGGGACGAGAGAGAGTTAGGCGTTGGTGAGAAGCTTTTAATAAAAGCCGTGTCTATGGCAACAGGGATTAAGAGTGAGGAGATAGAGAACTCCATAAAAGATACCGGAGACCTTGGGGAGAGTATTGCCTTGGCTTTAAGTAAAAGAAAACAAAAAAGCTTCTTTTCTCAGCCCCTTACTTTGGAGAGAGTTTACCATACACTTGTCAAAGTTGCAGAAGCCTCGGGAGCAGGAAGTCAAGACCGAAAGCTCAAGTATCTTGCTAATCTCTTTATGGATGCCTCTCCAGAAGAAGGAAAATATCTTGCGAGAACCATTCTTGGAACAATGAGAACTGGAGTTGCGGAAGGTCTTTTGAGAGATGCTCTGGCTGATGCATTTAAAGTAAAAGTTGAACTTGTGGAAAGGGCGTACATGCTTACGAGTGATTTTGGATTCGTGGCAAAAGTTGCAAAGCTTGAGGGCAACGAAGGGTTAGCCAAAGTAGAAATACAAGTAGGCAAGCCCATAAGGCCTATGCTAGCCCAAATGGCTGCAAATGTTAGAGAGGCTTTAATGGAGATGGGTGGTGAGGCTGAGTTTGAGATTAAATATGATGGGGCTAGAGTGCAGGTTCACAAAGACGGAGATAATGTAGTCATATATTCAAGACGTCTTGAAAATGTTACCAAATCGATTCCGGAAGTTGTTGAAAGGATCAAAGAGGCCCTAAAAGCAAAGAAGGTTATAGTAGAAGGAGAACTTGTTGCTGTTGGGGAAGGAAGGCGGCCCAGACCCTTCCAGTATGTGCTTAGGAGGTTTAGAAGAAAGTACAATATAGAAGAGATGATAGAGAAAATCCCACTTGAACTTAACCTCTTTGATGTCCTCTATGTAGATGGTAAAAACATGATAGATGTCCAATTTATAGAACGTAGAAAAGTTCTTGAGGGTATTGTAAATTCAAATGAATGGATAAAACCCGCAGAGAATCTCATAACAAAGAATCCAGAAGAAGCAGAAGAATTTTATCACAAAGCTTTAGACTTGGGCCATGAGGGGCTTATGGCCAAGAGATTAGATTCGGTTTATGAACCCGGTAACAGAGGTAAGAAATGGCTTAAACTTAAACCCACGATGGAAAACTTAGATTTGGTTATACTTGGAGCAGAATGGGGAGAAGGCAGGAGAAGTGGAGTACTTAGTTCATTCCTTCTTGGAGCTTATGATCCAGTAAGAGGTGACTTTGTACCAGTGGGCAAAGTAGGAAGTGGGTTCACTGATGAGGATTTGATAGAATTTACAAAAATGCTTAAACCCCTTATAAAGAAAGAACATGGCAAGGAAGTAGAATTAGAACCCAAAGTAGTTATAGAGGTGGCCTATCAAGAGATACAGAGGAGTCCCAAATACGAAAGCGGTTTTGCGCTTAGGTTCCCACGGTATATCTCTCTGAGAGAAGATAAAGGACCAGAAGATGCAGATACCATTCAGAGAGTAGCTGAATTATACCAATTCCAAGAGAGAATGAAAGGAGGTAAGCGATAG
- a CDS encoding pantoate kinase has protein sequence MLIKVFVPAHITAFFIPKFHEDPLLAGSLGAGINLDKGTNVFVNIDEEGLERRVHITFNGEPVKKENAIISYSVANEVIPHKFTGEVEIWEYFDFPNGHGFGNSGGGALGTALSLAYAFKEKTFLQAAQIAHKYEVQYKGGLGDVIAQIHGGIEIRVKAGAPGIGVVDNILFEGYKVLAIPLGKLSTKEILDSEVVKLIEKEGTLALEEVLKQPRVEILMNAARRFSEMTGLLSGDMLEIAKELDRVLTLPSSMVMLGKSLFALLKENEIEKTKAMLEELSIENYYISDIYNQKPKVERWMGGSL, from the coding sequence ATGCTGATAAAAGTCTTTGTTCCAGCACACATCACGGCATTCTTCATTCCAAAGTTTCACGAGGACCCATTGTTAGCAGGATCTTTAGGTGCCGGGATTAATTTGGATAAAGGCACAAATGTCTTTGTGAATATAGATGAAGAAGGCCTCGAGAGACGGGTGCACATAACTTTTAATGGAGAGCCTGTAAAAAAAGAGAATGCAATAATAAGCTATTCTGTGGCCAATGAAGTTATCCCCCATAAATTCACTGGTGAAGTAGAAATATGGGAGTATTTTGACTTTCCCAATGGGCACGGCTTTGGAAATAGTGGTGGTGGAGCCTTGGGAACGGCATTATCACTAGCATATGCATTTAAAGAGAAGACCTTCCTTCAAGCTGCTCAAATAGCCCATAAATATGAAGTACAATATAAGGGTGGATTGGGAGATGTTATAGCTCAAATCCATGGTGGGATAGAGATAAGAGTGAAAGCTGGTGCTCCTGGGATAGGTGTAGTGGACAACATCCTTTTTGAAGGGTATAAGGTGCTTGCCATCCCACTGGGGAAATTATCCACAAAAGAAATCCTTGATAGTGAAGTTGTCAAACTAATAGAAAAAGAAGGTACGCTAGCATTAGAAGAAGTTCTAAAACAGCCAAGAGTTGAGATTCTAATGAATGCTGCTAGAAGATTTTCGGAGATGACGGGCTTATTATCAGGAGATATGCTTGAGATTGCTAAGGAGCTAGATAGGGTTTTAACTTTGCCCTCTTCAATGGTGATGCTGGGTAAAAGTCTTTTTGCCCTTTTAAAAGAGAATGAGATTGAAAAAACAAAGGCCATGCTTGAAGAGCTTTCCATTGAAAATTATTACATTAGTGACATTTATAATCAAAAACCTAAAGTAGAAAGATGGATGGGGGGAAGCTTGTGA
- a CDS encoding DUF3213 domain-containing protein has protein sequence MKRIDLKLNNITPTEARKTQYQLLLNPAVYRVFLNGYTKKGYIIFEENKLPQEKLLEMLRIFEPIIISERKTTQEELIESSLSWKNTIGTKSI, from the coding sequence ATGAAGAGGATAGATCTTAAACTCAATAACATCACGCCCACCGAGGCTAGAAAAACCCAATACCAACTCCTGCTAAACCCAGCAGTATATAGGGTATTTCTAAATGGGTATACAAAAAAGGGTTATATAATATTCGAAGAAAACAAACTTCCTCAAGAAAAACTTCTAGAAATGCTCAGAATCTTTGAACCAATAATCATCAGTGAGAGGAAAACTACTCAAGAAGAGCTGATTGAGAGCAGTTTAAGCTGGAAGAACACAATAGGAACCAAATCCATTTAA
- the udg gene encoding type-4 uracil-DNA glycosylase, with amino-acid sequence MKKLEERVKTCRKCPLGELRTNAVPGSGSYESKIMFVGEGPGYWEDQKGLPFVGRAGKVLDELLESIGLTRDEVYITNIIKCRPPNNRDPTEEEIKTCSPYLDMQIDLLRPKIIVPLGRHSMSYILKKFGFEPEPISKIHGKTFEARTLFGKIVIMPIYHPAVALYRPQLREELERDFRKLKNLLEDKL; translated from the coding sequence ATGAAGAAGTTGGAAGAACGAGTAAAAACTTGCAGAAAGTGCCCTTTAGGAGAACTTAGAACAAACGCTGTTCCGGGTTCAGGGAGCTATGAATCGAAGATAATGTTTGTTGGGGAAGGACCAGGGTACTGGGAAGATCAGAAAGGCTTACCCTTTGTGGGAAGGGCAGGAAAGGTATTAGATGAACTTTTAGAAAGTATTGGCTTAACGAGAGATGAGGTGTATATTACAAACATTATAAAATGTAGGCCTCCAAACAACCGAGATCCAACAGAAGAAGAGATAAAAACATGTTCTCCATATCTAGATATGCAAATTGATCTACTTCGACCAAAAATCATAGTGCCATTAGGTCGGCATTCGATGTCATATATTCTCAAGAAATTTGGTTTTGAGCCAGAGCCGATAAGCAAGATTCACGGGAAGACTTTTGAAGCAAGGACACTTTTTGGCAAAATTGTCATAATGCCAATTTACCACCCTGCTGTGGCGCTTTATAGACCTCAACTTAGAGAGGAATTGGAAAGAGATTTCAGGAAACTTAAAAATCTCCTGGAGGACAAGCTTTAA
- a CDS encoding saccharopine dehydrogenase family protein, whose amino-acid sequence MEILILGAGDVGRLIAFDLSKNYEVFIGDINEKRLKLAEGFGATIQLDASKFEQLVETMRKFDFIIGALPGRFGFTTLKAAIKAKKDMVDVSFMPEDPLRLDEDAKKAGVRIAVDAGFAPGLSNILMSYIASQFGKLDEGVINVGGLPKNPKAPLYYKVVFSPYDLIEEYTRPARIIKDGRLVTVDPLEEIKEVKIRNFEFESFVSDGLRTLLTTIEADNLYENTLRWKGHLERMKVLKELGFFRKENLDFTMKVILPLMQFESEDFSIMEVYRRSGDQEIKYFMYDEAREGFTSMARSTGYITAIISRIMLKYEFEAGIIPPELFGMEEELFKYVVKEVKKRNITLEECYKDL is encoded by the coding sequence ATGGAGATTCTCATATTGGGTGCTGGAGATGTTGGTAGGTTAATTGCTTTTGATCTTAGCAAGAATTACGAGGTTTTTATAGGAGATATAAATGAAAAACGATTAAAATTAGCTGAAGGGTTTGGAGCTACTATCCAGCTTGATGCCTCAAAGTTTGAGCAACTGGTAGAAACAATGCGAAAGTTTGATTTTATTATAGGGGCCTTACCAGGGAGATTTGGGTTTACTACACTAAAAGCAGCGATAAAAGCCAAAAAAGATATGGTTGATGTCTCGTTCATGCCAGAAGACCCATTGAGGTTGGATGAGGATGCTAAAAAAGCAGGGGTGAGAATAGCTGTAGACGCAGGATTTGCACCAGGGTTAAGCAATATTTTAATGAGCTACATAGCATCCCAATTTGGAAAACTGGATGAGGGAGTAATAAATGTTGGTGGATTACCAAAAAACCCTAAGGCGCCCCTTTATTATAAGGTGGTCTTTTCACCATATGACTTAATAGAGGAGTACACACGTCCTGCTAGGATTATAAAAGACGGACGTCTTGTAACAGTAGATCCTTTGGAAGAAATTAAGGAAGTTAAGATCAGGAATTTTGAGTTTGAAAGTTTCGTTAGTGATGGATTGAGAACCCTTTTAACAACGATTGAAGCGGACAACCTTTATGAGAATACTTTAAGGTGGAAGGGACACTTGGAAAGAATGAAAGTGTTGAAAGAACTGGGTTTCTTCAGGAAAGAGAACCTAGACTTCACAATGAAAGTAATTCTGCCCTTAATGCAGTTTGAAAGTGAGGATTTTTCAATAATGGAAGTCTATAGGAGAAGTGGAGACCAAGAAATCAAGTACTTCATGTATGATGAAGCTCGAGAAGGTTTTACTTCGATGGCAAGAAGCACTGGATACATAACAGCAATAATATCACGGATAATGCTAAAATATGAGTTTGAAGCTGGGATCATTCCACCGGAGCTCTTTGGGATGGAAGAAGAACTATTTAAGTATGTAGTAAAAGAAGTCAAAAAGAGAAATATAACACTGGAGGAGTGCTATAAAGACTTATAG
- a CDS encoding Na+/H+ antiporter NhaC family protein — protein MADFGILSLLPPLVAIILAIWSKRVLFALFAGVWIGGVMASGWNPVTGTIQTWTWIIENVTDSWNATILVFDFLIGAGVGLIYKSGGAHAVARSLTKKVKNSKGASVLGWLLGVLVFFDDYTNTIIVGNTMRPITDRARVSREMLAYIDDSTAAPVAGLALVSTWIGYEIGLIGESFDSLGITLGSYAAWLSSVPYRFYSILAIVLVFLVAYTHRHYGPMLHAEYRARTTGKVMRDGAKPLMTTEVDLGMPKETGDVWNFILPILSLVFITLYGMWYTGGGGATYAEEGLMGVLSNSDAATALLWGSFSMVLVGMVIILARKQMTVEEVETAIVQGMKQMMLATAILVLAWSIKSATTAVGTADYVVNLATSANIPAGIVPLIVFLVAMFISFTTGTSWGTFGILMPIAIPLAYQITGGQIGPVLYASIGAVFAGGIFGDHCSPISDTTIMSSMFSGSDHIDHVNTQIPYAVTAAGSGIILYILFAIGVHSWPILLPVGFVLLVAAWYVLSEWYGKKYGIPHGKVPVYVVEE, from the coding sequence ATGGCGGACTTTGGAATATTGTCTTTGCTACCGCCTTTGGTGGCTATTATATTGGCTATCTGGTCAAAAAGAGTATTATTTGCTTTGTTTGCAGGTGTTTGGATTGGTGGAGTCATGGCATCTGGATGGAACCCAGTAACCGGCACAATTCAAACATGGACTTGGATAATTGAGAATGTGACAGACAGCTGGAATGCAACGATTTTAGTATTTGACTTCCTGATTGGTGCCGGAGTTGGACTAATTTATAAATCAGGAGGAGCCCATGCAGTTGCAAGAAGTTTAACAAAGAAAGTGAAAAACAGTAAAGGTGCCTCGGTACTTGGATGGCTTTTGGGAGTTCTTGTCTTCTTCGATGACTATACCAACACTATCATAGTTGGTAACACTATGAGGCCAATAACAGACAGGGCAAGGGTCTCAAGAGAAATGCTCGCTTATATCGATGATTCAACCGCAGCACCAGTGGCTGGATTAGCATTAGTCTCTACATGGATCGGCTACGAAATTGGATTGATTGGTGAATCCTTTGATAGCCTTGGAATTACTCTCGGTTCATATGCTGCTTGGCTTTCAAGTGTTCCTTATAGGTTCTATTCAATCTTGGCTATAGTGCTAGTGTTCCTAGTCGCTTATACTCACAGACACTACGGTCCAATGCTCCATGCTGAGTATAGGGCAAGGACAACTGGAAAAGTTATGCGTGATGGAGCTAAACCATTAATGACAACTGAAGTGGACCTTGGAATGCCAAAGGAAACTGGAGATGTTTGGAACTTTATCTTACCGATCCTTAGTCTTGTGTTTATAACTCTCTATGGAATGTGGTACACTGGTGGGGGAGGAGCAACTTACGCAGAGGAAGGTCTAATGGGAGTACTTTCGAACTCTGATGCTGCCACTGCATTACTTTGGGGTTCATTTAGCATGGTCTTGGTTGGAATGGTGATAATTCTTGCAAGAAAACAAATGACGGTTGAAGAAGTTGAAACTGCAATTGTCCAGGGTATGAAACAAATGATGTTGGCAACTGCAATTTTAGTGCTTGCATGGAGTATCAAAAGTGCTACAACTGCTGTTGGAACCGCTGATTATGTAGTAAACCTAGCTACAAGCGCAAATATCCCAGCAGGAATAGTCCCACTTATAGTATTCCTAGTAGCAATGTTCATATCATTTACAACAGGAACTTCTTGGGGAACTTTCGGTATCCTCATGCCAATTGCAATCCCCTTGGCATATCAAATTACAGGCGGACAAATTGGTCCAGTTCTCTATGCCTCAATAGGTGCAGTTTTTGCTGGTGGTATTTTTGGTGATCACTGTTCACCAATAAGTGATACCACAATTATGAGTTCAATGTTCTCAGGAAGTGACCACATAGATCACGTAAATACTCAAATTCCATACGCCGTAACAGCTGCGGGAAGTGGAATAATCCTTTACATCCTCTTTGCAATAGGTGTCCACAGCTGGCCAATCTTGTTGCCAGTAGGCTTTGTACTCCTAGTTGCTGCTTGGTATGTGCTTAGCGAATGGTACGGCAAGAAATACGGAATTCCACATGGAAAAGTCCCAGTATATGTTGTTGAAGAGTGA
- a CDS encoding dimethylarginine dimethylaminohydrolase family protein: MDRLFDKVIVRPPGESYKNCVSTNPQHSTIDVKLAQKQHKEYVKVLKENGISVVELEPLETHPDSVFVQDTSVIGASSGVAVIARFGEPSRRGEEKSIEKLLLDNGVEINRIQAPGTLEGGDVLVTDQGVVFVGESQRTNKRGIEQFARYFSHVEVVRVPVTKVFHLLSAVSYLGNKTIAISPHIIDVGYFKGFKLITIPEEELYANNMLYLGNKMVLIPAGYSKTEEKLKKEGFKPITLDVSEFWKGDGGVTCLNSPFYKSL; the protein is encoded by the coding sequence ATGGACAGGTTATTTGATAAGGTTATAGTTAGGCCTCCAGGAGAGAGTTATAAAAATTGTGTCTCAACAAACCCCCAGCATAGTACAATAGATGTCAAACTAGCCCAGAAGCAACACAAAGAATATGTGAAAGTTCTCAAAGAAAACGGTATTAGTGTTGTTGAGCTTGAGCCATTAGAAACCCACCCTGACAGTGTTTTTGTTCAGGACACTTCGGTGATAGGAGCATCCTCAGGCGTAGCCGTAATAGCAAGGTTTGGAGAACCAAGCAGAAGGGGAGAAGAAAAAAGCATTGAAAAGTTGTTGTTAGACAACGGAGTTGAAATTAACAGAATTCAAGCACCTGGCACACTTGAAGGGGGTGATGTTTTAGTAACTGACCAAGGAGTTGTCTTTGTTGGAGAATCTCAACGAACGAATAAGAGAGGTATTGAGCAATTTGCTAGGTATTTTTCACATGTGGAGGTTGTTAGAGTCCCAGTGACAAAAGTCTTCCATTTACTGTCCGCTGTTAGTTATCTTGGAAACAAGACCATTGCAATTTCTCCTCATATCATCGATGTAGGTTATTTCAAGGGATTCAAGCTAATAACGATTCCAGAAGAGGAGCTTTATGCAAATAACATGCTATACTTGGGGAATAAAATGGTTCTAATTCCTGCAGGGTATTCAAAAACCGAAGAAAAACTAAAGAAAGAGGGTTTCAAGCCTATTACTCTCGATGTTTCCGAGTTTTGGAAAGGAGATGGAGGAGTTACTTGTCTGAACTCGCCATTCTATAAGTCTTTATAG
- the tes gene encoding tetraether lipid synthase Tes: MEEMSEVVPSEEKEFEESNKHPQDIIEYPEISDEEFYKLLSKASKHYGGPLPHKTWSLCPETRDIVPAVVWEKDGKIWITKKCSEGMITDVYYEDAEMYKRFEEWKFDFKIKTYNVENTGVNCPFDCGLCPRHYSHTNLLNIVLTNRCNLSCWYCFFYAKEGQPIYEPTLEQIRIMLRNAKKEEPIGANAVQFTGGEPTLREDIIEIIKIAKEEGYDHIQLNTDGIKLAFDPGLVKNLREAGVNTFYLSYDGMGPQTNWKNHWEIPLIFENVRKAKGPGIVLVPTTIRNVNDHELGAIINFGLNHLDIVRGVNFQPISLVGRVPKHERQRFRITIPGAIQKIEEQTNGAIAKEDWYPIPIAGHIARFFEAFAGRKYYMTSHFGCGAATYIFLDENRVIPISRFLDVEGFVEFLEERVEEIKEWNSLGRLQKLKLGAEIFLKFKSFCDEDYAPKSFDVLKIMRHAFTHGTYEALGEFHNRTLFLGMMHFMDEYNYDIERVERCVIHYALPDGRIVPFCTFNVIPELYRDKIQTQFSYTWEEWKALHPGWEYKKDKYIRTKEFIEQMKRSELYKKTYIDIKNYFG, translated from the coding sequence ATGGAAGAAATGTCTGAGGTAGTACCAAGCGAAGAAAAAGAATTTGAAGAATCAAACAAGCACCCCCAAGACATTATTGAATATCCTGAAATCAGTGATGAAGAGTTTTACAAACTTCTTAGCAAAGCCAGTAAGCACTATGGTGGACCTCTGCCCCATAAAACATGGTCTCTTTGTCCAGAAACACGTGACATTGTCCCTGCTGTTGTCTGGGAAAAAGATGGAAAAATTTGGATAACAAAGAAATGTTCTGAGGGTATGATTACTGATGTTTATTATGAAGATGCTGAGATGTACAAACGCTTTGAAGAGTGGAAATTTGACTTTAAAATAAAGACGTATAATGTTGAGAACACAGGCGTGAATTGTCCCTTTGATTGTGGTTTATGTCCAAGACATTACTCTCATACAAACCTTCTTAACATTGTTTTGACCAATCGGTGTAATTTATCCTGTTGGTATTGCTTTTTCTACGCCAAGGAAGGCCAACCAATTTACGAGCCTACTTTGGAGCAGATTAGAATAATGCTCCGTAATGCAAAGAAAGAAGAGCCTATTGGGGCAAACGCAGTTCAATTTACCGGTGGAGAACCTACTTTAAGAGAGGATATCATAGAGATCATCAAAATAGCAAAAGAAGAAGGGTATGACCACATTCAATTGAACACGGATGGAATAAAACTTGCCTTTGACCCTGGACTTGTGAAAAATCTCCGAGAGGCAGGTGTAAATACCTTCTATCTAAGCTATGATGGGATGGGCCCTCAAACCAATTGGAAGAACCACTGGGAAATTCCACTGATTTTCGAGAATGTAAGAAAAGCTAAAGGGCCTGGAATAGTTCTAGTACCCACCACTATAAGGAACGTAAATGACCACGAGCTTGGAGCTATTATAAACTTTGGTCTTAACCATCTTGACATAGTCAGGGGTGTAAACTTCCAACCAATTTCCCTTGTTGGAAGAGTCCCAAAACATGAGAGACAGCGCTTTAGAATCACAATTCCTGGGGCAATACAAAAGATAGAAGAACAAACAAATGGAGCCATAGCAAAAGAGGATTGGTATCCGATTCCTATAGCTGGCCACATTGCAAGATTCTTTGAGGCTTTTGCAGGTAGAAAATACTACATGACCTCTCACTTTGGATGTGGGGCTGCTACTTACATTTTCCTTGATGAGAACAGGGTAATTCCCATCTCTAGGTTCCTTGATGTTGAGGGATTCGTAGAATTCTTAGAAGAGAGAGTAGAAGAAATCAAAGAATGGAACTCACTAGGAAGACTCCAAAAGCTAAAACTTGGAGCGGAAATCTTTCTAAAGTTTAAGAGCTTCTGCGATGAAGACTATGCTCCAAAAAGCTTTGATGTGCTTAAAATTATGAGACATGCCTTCACCCATGGAACTTACGAAGCCCTAGGAGAATTCCACAACAGAACTTTATTCCTTGGCATGATGCACTTCATGGATGAGTACAATTATGATATTGAAAGAGTGGAAAGATGCGTGATCCATTATGCATTACCAGATGGAAGAATAGTACCATTCTGTACCTTTAATGTGATTCCCGAACTGTATAGGGACAAAATCCAAACCCAATTCAGCTATACATGGGAAGAATGGAAGGCTCTACATCCGGGATGGGAGTATAAAAAAGATAAATACATAAGAACCAAGGAGTTTATAGAACAAATGAAAAGAAGCGAACTATACAAAAAGACTTACATAGACATAAAGAATTATTTTGGGTGA
- a CDS encoding DUF2139 domain-containing protein: MKILEHINRFPQRYGPEWGSGGIFGLRYYNDVLYFTVAFEAQAHFIREDSKRIYEFELVGEKPTSGGDTYNAVETVDEFIYFGGWVHAPAIYEGKNEKSTISFVNKYSHVHEYDTENDEIRLLWKESIHHNTDWAGEVSDIIYDPYEDKLLIAREDGHANLGIYELDRKSGEMELLNENPSLKGALVHDTVFFGVGKNFNWGMKEVHVFDLITRKWERFPVGQTSVDGNSFVRPNLGDMESAYNRVFAFVRGGMFVGNPVNEEEMVFVRLFDFPNFYAPMRTNALTIGGGILVAYNAHHDAVYRPMNEEGKIMAEFTNSINAPSLLLYITPPMVKIVGTFGARITSIEKAFGKILLGTNTTPNTGALEATPFDTGNKDIVILDETIIQSAPPALSISIEMASLAKAEQLFGASAFGGIPLDGYKNPRMIINASKDNRLTVYEYDLSLPVGRAYEEVIGIEEGRNIIDLSAFSGIVSFKLKKPDFAGKIKIELL, translated from the coding sequence ATGAAAATACTGGAACATATTAATAGGTTTCCTCAAAGATATGGTCCAGAATGGGGAAGTGGAGGGATATTTGGGCTGAGATATTACAATGATGTTCTCTATTTTACAGTGGCATTTGAGGCCCAGGCCCACTTCATAAGGGAAGACTCAAAAAGAATTTACGAGTTCGAACTTGTTGGAGAAAAACCGACATCTGGTGGAGATACGTACAATGCAGTTGAGACAGTGGATGAATTTATTTATTTTGGAGGTTGGGTTCATGCTCCAGCAATCTATGAAGGGAAAAATGAGAAGTCCACTATAAGTTTTGTAAACAAGTACTCTCATGTTCATGAGTATGATACTGAAAATGATGAAATAAGGCTCCTGTGGAAGGAGTCAATTCACCATAATACTGACTGGGCTGGAGAGGTGAGTGACATAATTTACGATCCGTATGAAGATAAACTCCTCATAGCAAGAGAAGATGGCCATGCAAATCTCGGCATATATGAACTCGATAGGAAAAGCGGAGAAATGGAACTTTTGAATGAAAACCCAAGTCTCAAGGGAGCGCTTGTTCATGATACTGTCTTCTTTGGAGTAGGCAAAAATTTCAATTGGGGCATGAAGGAGGTTCATGTCTTTGACCTTATTACAAGAAAGTGGGAGCGGTTCCCAGTAGGTCAAACCTCAGTTGATGGAAACTCATTTGTACGGCCTAATCTTGGGGATATGGAGAGTGCATATAACAGAGTATTTGCCTTTGTTAGAGGAGGAATGTTCGTTGGAAATCCAGTTAATGAAGAAGAGATGGTTTTTGTGAGACTCTTTGATTTTCCAAATTTCTACGCCCCTATGAGAACAAATGCACTAACAATAGGCGGAGGCATTCTAGTAGCCTATAATGCACATCATGATGCGGTGTATAGACCTATGAATGAAGAAGGAAAAATTATGGCAGAGTTCACCAATAGTATAAATGCTCCCTCTCTACTCCTCTATATAACCCCACCAATGGTCAAAATCGTTGGGACCTTTGGAGCAAGAATAACAAGCATTGAAAAGGCCTTTGGAAAGATATTACTTGGGACAAATACGACTCCAAATACTGGTGCATTAGAGGCTACTCCATTTGATACCGGAAACAAAGATATTGTGATTCTAGACGAAACAATAATACAGAGTGCTCCCCCAGCATTAAGTATTTCCATTGAAATGGCCTCTCTTGCAAAAGCAGAGCAACTTTTTGGAGCAAGTGCATTTGGAGGAATACCCCTTGATGGATATAAAAATCCGAGGATGATAATAAATGCAAGTAAAGACAACAGATTGACAGTATATGAGTATGATCTTTCCCTTCCAGTGGGAAGGGCCTATGAGGAAGTCATTGGTATTGAGGAAGGGAGGAACATCATTGATCTATCTGCTTTTAGTGGCATTGTTTCATTTAAACTCAAAAAACCAGACTTTGCAGGAAAAATAAAAATAGAACTTCTTTGA